A genomic segment from Desulfurispirillum indicum S5 encodes:
- a CDS encoding universal stress protein, with the protein MFRKILLCSDLSAASDALVSCVGDLQQLGLEEVILLHVVYAAVVPGLENALRAEATKKLTQYKEQLEELGLRVQIDIPLGMPVYAIEEEASNYEVDAIVIGSRGESLLRAAALGSVSFKVLQIARCPVLLVRVKLLDSPEGEGVAPCQRLFTSLLVPYDFSALSALALQKARDIAMVHGCPIRILHVNDNQRRLTYLSAEAMKEQDAFDEERLCKLRDALVAEGLNASYELVEGVVLQEILKRSDPRDTSLIIMGNQGKGFLREAVLGSVANEVARQAEVPVLYVTARS; encoded by the coding sequence ATGTTTCGTAAAATTCTCCTCTGCAGTGATCTTTCAGCGGCATCTGATGCTCTGGTTTCCTGCGTCGGCGACCTGCAGCAGCTTGGCCTTGAAGAGGTTATTCTGCTGCATGTGGTGTACGCCGCTGTGGTACCGGGCCTTGAGAATGCCCTGAGAGCGGAAGCGACGAAGAAATTGACCCAGTACAAAGAACAACTTGAGGAGCTTGGTCTGCGGGTGCAGATTGATATTCCCCTTGGCATGCCGGTATATGCCATTGAAGAAGAAGCGTCCAACTATGAAGTGGATGCCATTGTCATCGGTTCACGGGGTGAAAGCCTGTTGCGGGCGGCAGCTCTTGGCAGTGTCTCTTTTAAAGTGCTGCAGATAGCGCGTTGTCCGGTTCTGCTGGTGCGGGTGAAGCTGCTGGACTCCCCTGAAGGAGAGGGTGTTGCGCCCTGTCAGCGACTTTTCACCAGCCTGCTGGTGCCCTATGACTTTTCGGCGCTCTCTGCCCTGGCTCTCCAGAAAGCCCGTGATATCGCAATGGTGCACGGATGTCCCATCAGAATTCTCCATGTCAATGACAACCAGCGTCGACTGACCTACCTTTCAGCCGAAGCCATGAAGGAACAGGATGCCTTTGACGAAGAGCGCCTGTGCAAGCTCAGGGACGCTCTGGTTGCGGAAGGTCTGAATGCCAGTTATGAACTGGTGGAGGGTGTTGTGCTGCAGGAAATTTTGAAACGTTCCGATCCCCGTGACACCTCGCTGATCATCATGGGCAATCAGGGCAAGGGTTTTCTCCGTGAAGCGGTTCTGGGCAGCGTGGCCAATGAGGTTGCCCGTCAGGCAGAGGTACCCGTGCTCTATGTGACGGCGAGGAGTTAG
- a CDS encoding flagellar assembly protein A, whose protein sequence is MGTFAGVSDIIKTNDIPTTIKEFARDNELPLKELDFSIAFESDPYESKQMGKVTKNWQIKIMRKALREYQHHPIMRVTPNRENPLICELTFLTQSKFDLNDPNLLKSVVAEIRKVLAYNHIVFGIISYPELEKIAQQIVDIGRMSHTSVKEPALIFPIARGRLRKNGKDSKTEYHFETYNTAGQIDEKGNIDYSKKNFTQHVEDGQLIVTYYRALKGSPGVLPDGKLTPQYVGQTKDTFPFHSVTSRLSVVDRPDRIEVYARQEGFFCVDNNGNADIKDNVTIDGAVDLAVTGDIYFKEDARDVIINHQGVSKDAVGAGRTVQGKNVQIKGNIASNAKVAGENVEIEGTIHRSATIEADEKVSLTLGSGTVRADVVHCDSFQQGTIYARQVFIKQHILNATIYCEEINHHGTMRNAEVFFSGNSAHLGHMVGDENSVHADPTLVPAVNEVLEGYKATMEKDRERMTELSKQARRISSELQKDRSRLEMAMRTVKECKAAGRKIPPSSIAVIQSVRDKKTELEAIVTETETLKVDFAKTEKLYDRIIKTSKEANLFIEAAEEGNRIRFYGITQTKHLNRFEIPIMICVEEGKDEIKVQRQ, encoded by the coding sequence ATGGGGACGTTTGCCGGCGTATCTGATATCATCAAAACCAATGACATACCCACCACCATAAAAGAGTTTGCTCGCGATAACGAACTCCCCCTGAAGGAGCTGGACTTTTCCATTGCCTTTGAAAGCGACCCCTACGAAAGCAAGCAAATGGGGAAGGTGACCAAAAACTGGCAGATCAAAATCATGCGCAAGGCTCTGCGCGAATACCAGCACCACCCTATCATGCGCGTCACTCCCAATCGAGAAAATCCCCTTATCTGCGAGCTGACCTTCCTGACCCAGAGCAAGTTTGACCTCAATGACCCCAACCTCCTGAAGTCGGTGGTGGCGGAAATACGCAAGGTTCTGGCCTACAACCATATCGTCTTTGGCATCATCAGCTATCCGGAACTGGAAAAGATCGCGCAGCAGATCGTGGATATTGGCCGCATGAGCCATACCTCCGTCAAGGAACCCGCCCTTATCTTCCCCATTGCCCGCGGCCGCCTGCGCAAAAACGGCAAGGATTCCAAGACGGAATACCACTTTGAGACCTATAACACGGCAGGGCAGATTGATGAAAAGGGCAATATCGATTACAGCAAAAAGAACTTTACCCAGCACGTGGAAGACGGCCAGCTGATTGTCACCTACTACCGCGCCCTCAAAGGCAGCCCCGGCGTACTACCCGACGGTAAGTTGACGCCCCAGTACGTGGGGCAGACCAAGGACACCTTCCCCTTCCACTCGGTCACCAGCCGCCTCAGCGTCGTGGACCGCCCCGACCGTATCGAAGTGTACGCCCGCCAGGAGGGCTTCTTCTGCGTCGACAACAACGGTAACGCCGACATCAAGGATAATGTCACCATTGATGGTGCCGTTGACCTGGCGGTTACCGGGGATATCTACTTCAAGGAAGATGCCCGCGATGTCATCATCAACCACCAGGGCGTCAGCAAGGATGCCGTGGGCGCTGGCCGCACGGTTCAGGGCAAAAATGTCCAGATCAAGGGCAATATCGCCTCCAACGCCAAGGTTGCCGGTGAGAATGTGGAGATTGAGGGAACCATTCACCGCTCTGCCACCATCGAGGCCGATGAAAAAGTCAGCCTGACCCTGGGCAGTGGCACGGTACGAGCCGATGTAGTCCACTGCGACTCCTTCCAGCAGGGCACCATCTACGCGCGCCAGGTCTTCATCAAACAGCATATCCTCAACGCCACTATTTATTGTGAAGAGATCAACCATCACGGAACCATGCGCAACGCCGAGGTATTCTTCTCCGGCAACAGCGCCCATCTGGGACATATGGTTGGCGATGAGAACAGCGTCCACGCTGATCCGACCCTGGTTCCCGCTGTCAACGAAGTTCTCGAAGGCTACAAGGCCACCATGGAAAAGGATCGCGAGCGCATGACCGAGCTGAGCAAGCAGGCGCGGCGCATATCCTCGGAACTGCAGAAGGATCGCTCCCGCCTGGAAATGGCCATGCGCACGGTCAAGGAGTGCAAGGCTGCGGGCAGAAAAATTCCTCCTTCCTCCATCGCCGTCATCCAGAGTGTCCGTGACAAAAAGACGGAGCTGGAAGCCATCGTAACCGAGACGGAAACACTGAAAGTCGATTTTGCCAAAACAGAAAAACTCTATGACCGCATCATCAAAACCAGCAAGGAAGCCAACCTCTTCATAGAGGCCGCCGAAGAAGGCAATCGCATTCGCTTCTATGGCATTACCCAGACGAAGCACTTGAATCGCTTCGAGATACCAATCATGATCTGCGTTGAAGAAGGCAAGGACGAAATCAAGGTCCAGCGTCAATAA
- a CDS encoding response regulator — translation MAFYYQYQYTDHFILEYHTPEKAPCISIEKINDQLTFFALSNDTHLSDLLLKSLRAYVTEHRFFTSYNFVPFLREYARGELTLKHRLLLGVLDQGSQTLRFINFGMYYVLFKDTDGRIFTARDHENTLSEQPTPFRVQVYPLNDIQSVFFANNSRLLSMAEANMALLTTKKQFLYVHSALEDVQPTAETGSFLLINHLPAGSVTILSRETVTQPNLDALSNLEIRFEASLAASGLHEELADNAMLIFHEMLLNAFEHGVLRMTSEQKQELIRSGQYEGFIIEQEKACTGQIDISCELFANRVLRISISDSGDGFEYESYLRTKATETQSLFHNRGIKITQELSDGMYYSDQGRQVHLILSLTSLSAITQHRKTTPEEELQNSPLRDVSILYVEDDELTRELYVRLLKRMSKSLHVAENGQEGLELFHKFHPDIILSDIQMPVMNGLDMAREIRQHNRDIPILLITAFSDKDHILSAIDAGVDRFINKPVQLGKLRMHLEHYARIIQMQQQLQKRLEEEQRHREEEFFALKDKSRREEQQQKEAFAKEELIIHNDAATLEGIRAEVFYKPQDILSGDIYGIFRIDERRTLFYIIDSMGKGIGASVTAILSASFINQYLKTTPKATAPSLQDIVTTYADYIKSYLLDDEVISLSMACIDTQSLLMEYSSFGMYPIFIKDIDKDSLHECRTNNLPLMIYSQDIRIDQFTLPRNFHILIYSDGLCENDDFSGTELRRSFVKSHCLNDILQDFFKATNNQEPVPGSDDTSILYISNQSVAHP, via the coding sequence ATGGCATTTTACTATCAGTACCAGTACACTGACCACTTTATCCTGGAGTACCATACTCCTGAAAAAGCCCCCTGCATCTCCATTGAAAAGATAAATGATCAGCTCACCTTCTTTGCCCTGTCCAATGACACGCATTTGAGCGACCTGTTGCTGAAAAGCTTGCGCGCCTATGTCACGGAACACCGGTTTTTCACCAGCTATAACTTTGTCCCTTTTCTGCGCGAATACGCACGGGGCGAACTCACCCTGAAGCACCGTCTGCTGCTGGGAGTCCTGGACCAGGGCAGCCAGACCCTGCGCTTTATCAATTTCGGCATGTACTATGTGCTCTTCAAGGATACGGATGGACGGATTTTCACCGCCCGCGATCACGAAAACACCCTTTCCGAACAGCCCACGCCCTTTCGCGTCCAAGTATACCCCCTCAACGATATTCAGAGCGTCTTCTTTGCCAACAATTCCAGGCTGCTCAGCATGGCTGAAGCCAATATGGCCCTGCTGACCACCAAAAAACAGTTTCTGTATGTGCACAGTGCACTGGAGGATGTACAGCCGACTGCAGAGACCGGCTCCTTTCTCCTCATCAATCACCTGCCAGCCGGCTCCGTCACGATCCTCTCCCGCGAGACTGTCACGCAGCCGAATCTGGATGCCCTTTCCAACCTTGAAATACGATTCGAAGCCTCTTTGGCGGCTTCAGGCCTCCACGAGGAGCTGGCGGACAATGCCATGCTCATCTTCCATGAAATGCTGCTGAACGCCTTTGAACATGGTGTACTGCGCATGACATCGGAACAGAAGCAGGAGCTGATCCGCAGTGGACAGTACGAAGGCTTTATCATTGAGCAGGAAAAGGCCTGTACCGGCCAGATTGATATCAGCTGTGAACTTTTTGCGAACCGGGTGCTGCGCATATCCATCTCCGACAGCGGTGACGGTTTTGAGTACGAAAGTTACCTGCGGACAAAGGCGACAGAAACCCAAAGCCTCTTCCATAACCGTGGAATCAAAATTACCCAGGAGCTCAGCGATGGCATGTATTACTCAGACCAGGGGCGACAGGTTCACCTGATCCTCTCCCTGACCAGTCTCTCCGCCATTACTCAGCACAGGAAAACGACCCCGGAGGAAGAACTGCAGAACTCACCGCTGCGGGATGTGTCCATACTCTATGTAGAGGATGACGAACTGACCCGGGAGCTCTATGTTCGTCTGCTCAAGCGCATGTCAAAATCCCTCCATGTGGCGGAAAATGGCCAGGAAGGCCTTGAGCTGTTCCATAAATTTCATCCGGACATCATCCTCAGCGACATCCAGATGCCCGTCATGAACGGCCTCGATATGGCACGGGAAATCCGCCAGCACAACCGCGACATCCCGATCCTCCTGATAACGGCCTTCTCCGACAAGGACCATATCCTGAGCGCCATCGACGCCGGCGTCGATCGTTTTATCAACAAGCCCGTCCAGCTTGGCAAGCTGCGCATGCACCTGGAACATTACGCACGCATCATCCAGATGCAGCAGCAGCTCCAGAAACGCCTGGAGGAGGAACAGCGGCACCGCGAAGAGGAGTTTTTCGCCCTCAAGGACAAGAGCAGACGCGAAGAGCAGCAGCAGAAGGAAGCCTTCGCCAAGGAGGAGCTGATCATCCATAACGACGCCGCAACGCTCGAAGGAATCAGAGCCGAGGTATTCTACAAGCCCCAGGATATCCTCAGCGGCGACATCTACGGAATTTTCAGAATCGATGAACGCCGCACCCTTTTCTATATCATCGACAGCATGGGCAAGGGGATCGGCGCCTCCGTCACCGCCATTCTGTCGGCATCATTCATCAACCAGTACCTCAAGACCACACCCAAAGCAACAGCTCCATCATTACAGGATATAGTCACCACCTATGCCGACTATATCAAGAGCTACCTGCTTGATGACGAGGTCATTTCCCTCTCCATGGCCTGCATCGACACACAGAGCCTGCTGATGGAGTACAGCTCGTTCGGCATGTACCCGATCTTCATCAAGGATATCGACAAGGACAGCCTCCATGAGTGCCGCACCAATAACCTGCCGCTTATGATCTACTCCCAGGATATCCGCATCGACCAGTTCACGCTTCCCCGCAACTTCCATATTCTCATCTACTCTGACGGACTGTGCGAAAACGATGATTTCAGCGGTACGGAACTGCGGAGATCCTTCGTCAAAAGCCACTGCCTGAATGACATCCTGCAGGACTTCTTCAAGGCCACCAATAATCAGGAGCCGGTACCTGGCTCTGATGACACCAGCATCCTCTACATCAGCAACCAGAGTGTCGCACACCCTTGA
- a CDS encoding lysophospholipid acyltransferase family protein → MKQRLYQFYIGFLVNFSRMLFFVLNRLQVKGDQYIPTDARAVLYVSNHVSFLETMAIPMTIVGRQKVHTLRIAAKEELLQIPVIGRVLRSIHIIPVKRGSGAKAYAAILQNIRQGNSILVFPEGTRAKDGIMKRPKRAIGKLMHESGLPIVPIRVDGLHTWRLWKLGQKGALTFGEPFAIDEILPVNQDEEAIDYQLVADKVMEKIRSLC, encoded by the coding sequence GTGAAACAACGACTTTATCAGTTTTATATCGGCTTTCTCGTGAACTTTAGCCGAATGCTCTTCTTTGTTCTGAACAGACTGCAGGTGAAGGGGGATCAGTACATTCCCACTGACGCCAGGGCCGTCCTGTACGTTTCCAACCACGTCAGCTTCCTTGAGACCATGGCCATTCCCATGACCATAGTGGGACGACAAAAGGTGCACACCTTGCGTATCGCCGCCAAAGAAGAGCTTCTCCAGATACCCGTCATCGGCCGCGTCCTGCGCAGCATTCACATCATTCCCGTCAAACGGGGCAGCGGAGCGAAGGCCTATGCCGCCATCCTCCAGAACATCCGCCAGGGTAACTCCATTCTGGTCTTCCCCGAGGGCACCAGGGCCAAAGATGGCATCATGAAACGGCCCAAGCGCGCCATCGGGAAACTCATGCATGAATCGGGATTGCCCATCGTTCCCATCCGCGTTGATGGGCTGCATACCTGGAGGCTGTGGAAACTGGGGCAGAAAGGTGCTCTCACCTTCGGCGAACCCTTTGCCATTGATGAAATACTCCCCGTCAATCAGGACGAAGAAGCCATTGACTACCAGCTTGTCGCTGATAAAGTCATGGAAAAAATACGCTCACTTTGCTAG
- a CDS encoding SH3 domain-containing protein, with protein MKKLLLLFIFIHTLVLTAIADNYVAVTGDRVNLRAQPSTNAEVLWTLGKYFPLKVLKQQGNWYQVEDFEGDKGWIHNSVANKENRGVIVIRNNVNVRSSNSTNSDILFRTSYGVAFRIIGQRSNWYQVEHPDGHQGWIRGDLLWGAK; from the coding sequence ATGAAAAAACTGCTGCTTCTGTTTATCTTCATACACACTCTGGTTCTTACGGCAATCGCCGACAATTATGTTGCCGTTACCGGCGATCGGGTCAATCTGCGCGCGCAGCCCTCCACCAATGCCGAAGTCCTCTGGACCCTGGGCAAGTACTTCCCCTTGAAAGTGCTGAAGCAGCAGGGTAACTGGTATCAGGTGGAAGACTTCGAGGGTGACAAAGGGTGGATTCACAACAGTGTTGCCAACAAGGAAAACCGTGGCGTCATCGTCATCCGCAATAATGTAAATGTGCGCAGCTCCAACTCCACCAATAGCGATATTCTCTTCCGCACCAGCTATGGCGTTGCCTTCCGCATCATTGGTCAGCGCAGTAACTGGTATCAGGTTGAACACCCCGATGGTCACCAGGGATGGATTCGCGGTGATCTGCTGTGGGGCGCCAAGTAA
- a CDS encoding flagellar hook-basal body complex protein translates to MLQSMYAGVSGLVNHQRSMDIIGNNISNVNTFGYKKARAGFADVMSISIGGSGVNPMQVGIGTRVNSTNLIFSQGGIEASNKSTDMAIAGRGFFVVSNGAQNFFTRNGNFTFNKEGMMVTPDGLVMQGRMATQNQYGEFTINPTTVVGNIQIPVGIKSPASPTSNVELGGNLNAEASGTILSTPVLRTAADGNKDLSTLFNEQGNALSILDDQAVTFKSHATALTSMGQLYDSADTGLSIVDNETFKVTITKDGVQETVTFRYRPSASNEYSANGIPRDFDSNDNIFSTLGGLARKIEERFAGYVQSVDIVEGKLRVTARESMDLSMESSSVPANTKFNNVISSLNGQYNANGVKTSSEFFFQEQYNKGLDFNTLEELTARLQGSMQNVSATSRAYIGDISVFNFQDGNDRIRISMEVKGNLVTQEYYYSTATNPVSLDTTAIGGVDNMAKPFSTLDELIMQINSDFAPGNHTTAFPAGYEVNVDAPYTGMQADGVRLSERLENGTVVTNTSGAPMTLYDGSKDPNGLYRSIELAAGDFVTIHATDPNLVQVNGAGDWIRFSFSSGVKIPAGTTVSTAFSAYTVGDSQDGSISTDAMNLIRAYNDGGRLAFANIAGFDLGNIQVSYSGTNVGNDKAVNEYLDNLTGDFIFGADPKTSDQLGGKITYDNNHDGGFTLQKMGFKDANDAISVVTGTVNVAGVDVPQIATFVYDPEGIRGNNSNAGAYYFSSLDELITIINTNPALADVNVTLEEDGRLNFDATATGAVNADFEATDYFGFNGTDFDGANFDITFRRPGQTVLTTINVDATAMTSMANIAAHIQDQLVAAGVTGFIVNWTGKDFEFKNPSSGGLAELSVSINAGVDAAYQDLLNPLFEPLSNVIFSAGVSARTMQIGMTGPINYVGRDINLRHQLNTTASGPFSNLNVSAAGTSGILRGPINHHITGAEIITSSARLNQALNLPATLLTGSMSTSERFLTSANEDTKLARLYNSNGTSLGLGTNDRISLSATLGMGQQFSSSMSVNNNLGQSDTTLGDLAYALEQSLNLKNNKGVYVNENGSIVINGDDGEHFSILDLKLSVPGNPIFNAITTSLSVEQLASGGYHATTVNIIDSESFVHSLDFEFYKDPDPRNVNQWTWKASVPKPAEITGGAGSLSLPEGSITFSPDGGLEMMIGGPLFIVPNNGANPMEVVIDMGTPGGGFDGFTQYASKSDTTKQRQNGYKEGTLEDYSIDENGIVYGLFSNDLSRPLAQLTLADFTNPQGLSKVGNSLFVSTNASGQPNYAAPGSAGFGTIISNSLEMSNVDLSMEFTQMIIVERGFQANSRIISTSDSMIQEVLNMKR, encoded by the coding sequence ATGCTGCAATCCATGTATGCCGGTGTATCCGGTCTGGTCAATCATCAGCGGTCGATGGATATTATCGGTAACAACATTTCCAACGTAAACACCTTCGGCTATAAAAAAGCCCGTGCCGGTTTTGCTGATGTCATGAGTATCAGCATCGGCGGATCCGGCGTTAACCCCATGCAGGTGGGTATTGGTACGCGGGTCAACTCCACCAACCTTATCTTCAGTCAGGGTGGTATTGAGGCGTCAAATAAGTCCACTGATATGGCCATTGCCGGACGTGGCTTCTTCGTCGTCTCCAACGGCGCCCAGAACTTCTTTACCCGTAACGGCAATTTTACCTTCAATAAAGAGGGGATGATGGTCACCCCCGATGGTCTGGTCATGCAGGGCCGCATGGCAACCCAGAACCAGTACGGCGAGTTTACCATCAACCCCACCACCGTTGTGGGTAACATCCAGATTCCCGTAGGAATAAAATCTCCGGCTTCTCCCACGAGTAATGTCGAATTAGGTGGGAACCTGAACGCTGAAGCTTCGGGAACCATTCTCAGTACGCCGGTCCTGCGCACTGCTGCCGACGGCAACAAGGATCTCTCCACACTCTTCAACGAACAGGGCAATGCCCTCTCCATCCTCGATGACCAGGCGGTGACCTTCAAGTCCCACGCCACGGCGCTTACCAGCATGGGTCAGCTCTACGATTCTGCCGACACCGGTCTGAGCATCGTGGACAACGAAACCTTCAAGGTGACCATCACCAAGGATGGTGTCCAGGAGACGGTGACCTTCCGCTACCGTCCCAGCGCCTCAAATGAATACAGTGCCAATGGTATTCCGCGGGACTTTGACTCCAATGATAACATCTTCAGTACCTTGGGAGGGCTGGCGCGAAAAATCGAAGAGCGCTTTGCCGGGTATGTGCAGAGTGTTGATATTGTGGAAGGAAAACTGCGCGTCACGGCCCGCGAGAGCATGGATCTGAGCATGGAGTCAAGCAGCGTTCCCGCCAACACCAAATTCAACAACGTCATTTCCAGCCTGAATGGTCAGTACAACGCCAACGGCGTCAAGACATCCAGCGAATTCTTCTTCCAGGAGCAGTACAACAAGGGGCTTGACTTCAATACCCTGGAAGAACTGACTGCCCGCCTCCAGGGTTCCATGCAGAATGTCAGCGCCACCAGCCGCGCCTATATCGGCGATATCAGCGTCTTTAACTTCCAGGACGGCAACGACCGTATCCGCATTTCCATGGAAGTCAAGGGCAACCTGGTGACCCAGGAGTACTACTACTCCACGGCCACCAACCCTGTTTCCCTCGACACGACTGCCATTGGCGGCGTGGATAACATGGCCAAACCTTTTTCAACTCTTGATGAGCTGATCATGCAGATCAACTCCGACTTTGCCCCCGGTAATCACACCACCGCTTTCCCGGCTGGCTACGAGGTCAACGTCGATGCTCCCTATACGGGCATGCAGGCTGATGGTGTGCGCCTTTCCGAGCGCCTGGAGAATGGCACCGTCGTCACCAACACCAGTGGCGCTCCCATGACCCTCTATGATGGCAGCAAAGACCCCAATGGTCTCTACCGCAGCATTGAGCTTGCCGCCGGTGACTTTGTCACCATCCACGCCACCGATCCCAACCTGGTGCAGGTCAACGGTGCTGGTGACTGGATCCGCTTCAGTTTTTCGTCGGGTGTGAAAATTCCTGCCGGAACCACGGTCAGTACCGCGTTCAGCGCCTATACCGTTGGTGACAGCCAGGATGGTTCCATTTCCACCGACGCCATGAACCTCATACGCGCCTACAATGATGGTGGTCGCCTGGCTTTCGCCAATATCGCCGGGTTTGACCTGGGCAATATTCAGGTGAGCTACAGCGGCACCAATGTGGGCAACGACAAGGCCGTCAACGAGTATCTGGATAATCTGACTGGCGACTTTATCTTCGGCGCCGACCCCAAGACGTCCGACCAGCTGGGTGGCAAGATCACCTATGATAACAATCACGACGGTGGTTTTACGCTGCAGAAGATGGGCTTTAAGGACGCCAACGATGCCATCTCCGTGGTCACGGGCACAGTGAACGTGGCCGGTGTTGATGTTCCCCAGATTGCCACCTTTGTCTATGACCCTGAAGGGATTCGTGGCAATAACAGCAACGCGGGAGCCTATTACTTCAGCTCCCTGGACGAACTGATCACCATCATCAATACCAACCCTGCCCTGGCCGATGTGAATGTCACCCTGGAAGAGGACGGACGATTGAATTTTGATGCCACGGCAACGGGCGCGGTGAATGCTGACTTTGAAGCCACCGATTATTTTGGTTTTAATGGTACAGATTTTGACGGGGCCAACTTCGATATCACCTTCCGTCGCCCCGGACAGACGGTTCTGACCACCATTAACGTCGATGCCACTGCCATGACCTCCATGGCCAATATCGCCGCCCATATTCAGGATCAGCTTGTAGCTGCAGGGGTCACGGGCTTTATTGTTAATTGGACCGGCAAGGATTTCGAATTTAAAAACCCCAGCAGTGGTGGACTGGCCGAACTGAGCGTTTCTATCAATGCCGGCGTTGATGCGGCCTATCAGGATCTGCTGAATCCCCTGTTTGAGCCCCTGAGCAATGTAATTTTCTCAGCTGGTGTTTCGGCCCGTACCATGCAGATCGGCATGACAGGCCCCATCAACTATGTGGGCCGTGACATCAATCTGCGCCACCAGCTGAACACCACGGCAAGTGGCCCATTCAGCAACCTCAATGTCAGCGCGGCCGGCACTTCCGGTATCCTGCGTGGCCCCATTAACCACCATATCACCGGTGCCGAGATCATTACCTCTTCGGCGCGCCTGAACCAGGCCCTGAACCTGCCCGCGACCCTGCTGACCGGTTCCATGTCAACGTCGGAGCGCTTCCTGACCAGTGCCAACGAAGACACCAAGCTGGCACGTCTCTATAACAGCAATGGCACGAGCCTTGGCCTGGGTACCAACGACCGCATTTCCCTGAGTGCCACCCTTGGTATGGGGCAGCAGTTCAGCTCCTCCATGTCGGTGAACAATAACCTGGGACAGAGCGACACCACCCTGGGAGACCTGGCCTACGCCCTGGAGCAGTCCCTGAACCTCAAGAACAACAAGGGTGTCTACGTCAATGAGAATGGCTCTATTGTCATCAACGGCGATGATGGCGAACACTTCTCCATCCTCGACCTGAAGCTCTCGGTGCCGGGCAACCCCATTTTCAACGCCATCACCACCTCCCTGAGTGTGGAGCAGCTGGCTTCCGGAGGCTATCATGCCACCACGGTCAATATCATTGACTCCGAAAGCTTTGTTCATTCTCTGGATTTTGAATTCTACAAGGACCCTGATCCGCGTAATGTGAACCAGTGGACCTGGAAGGCCAGCGTACCCAAACCAGCTGAGATCACCGGCGGCGCCGGATCGCTCTCCCTGCCGGAGGGAAGCATTACTTTCAGCCCCGATGGCGGCCTGGAAATGATGATCGGTGGCCCGCTGTTCATCGTTCCCAACAATGGTGCCAACCCAATGGAGGTCGTCATCGACATGGGCACGCCTGGTGGCGGGTTTGACGGCTTTACCCAGTACGCCAGCAAGTCTGATACCACTAAACAGCGGCAGAACGGCTATAAGGAAGGAACGCTTGAAGACTATTCCATTGATGAAAATGGTATCGTCTACGGCCTGTTCAGTAACGACCTTTCCCGTCCGCTGGCTCAGTTGACCCTGGCGGACTTCACCAACCCTCAGGGCCTTTCCAAGGTTGGGAATTCCCTCTTTGTCTCCACCAATGCCAGTGGACAGCCCAACTATGCTGCTCCCGGCTCAGCCGGATTCGGAACCATCATCAGTAACTCCCTGGAGATGAGTAACGTAGACCTTTCCATGGAGTTCACCCAGATGATCATCGTCGAGCGTGGTTTCCAGGCCAACTCGCGCATCATCTCCACCTCGGACAGCATGATTCAGGAAGTCCTGAACATGAAACGCTAA
- a CDS encoding flagellar hook assembly protein FlgD — translation MPMNTSAPVRNIGNIDDWSTLKPELPKKEMDKDAFLHLMITQLRNQDPTNPQDNSQMIAQTAQFSQLEQLTNMTAAVDRLVAMQQQTMNFNAAAYIGLEARALGNTVQAYQGMTQNIEFKLPEASDEVQIMIYNSQGSFIDRLDVGALGKGVNSIAWDAYDSSGQVLPDGHYTYRVVAFGDDGNPMEVENYTYGLITAVRNEGGVSLFMMNNEEFLLEELESFYMPNISGGMPDPGSGGEEDTESDMT, via the coding sequence ATGCCAATGAACACATCAGCACCAGTTCGGAACATCGGAAACATTGATGACTGGAGCACTCTGAAGCCCGAGTTACCCAAGAAGGAGATGGACAAGGATGCTTTCCTGCATCTGATGATTACGCAGCTGCGCAATCAGGATCCCACCAACCCCCAGGACAACTCCCAGATGATTGCCCAGACGGCGCAGTTCTCCCAACTGGAGCAGTTGACCAACATGACGGCCGCTGTGGATCGACTGGTGGCCATGCAGCAGCAGACCATGAACTTCAACGCCGCCGCCTATATCGGTCTGGAAGCACGCGCCCTTGGCAATACAGTTCAGGCCTACCAGGGCATGACCCAGAATATCGAGTTTAAACTGCCCGAAGCTTCCGATGAAGTACAGATAATGATCTACAACTCCCAGGGCTCGTTTATCGATCGCCTTGATGTGGGGGCCCTTGGCAAAGGCGTCAACAGCATCGCCTGGGACGCCTATGATTCTTCCGGGCAGGTTCTGCCGGACGGTCACTACACCTACCGGGTGGTGGCGTTTGGTGATGATGGCAATCCCATGGAAGTGGAAAACTATACCTATGGACTCATTACCGCTGTGCGCAATGAAGGAGGGGTGAGCTTGTTTATGATGAACAATGAAGAGTTCCTGCTGGAGGAGCTGGAGAGCTTCTATATGCCGAACATCTCAGGAGGCATGCCGGATCCGGGTTCAGGGGGTGAGGAAGACACTGAGTCCGATATGACATAG